From a region of the Gemmatimonadales bacterium genome:
- a CDS encoding glycyl-radical enzyme activating protein, whose product MFDIRRYAIHDGPGIRTTVFLKGCGLSCWWCHNPESQAPGPETIVHEGRCIRCGACVDACPHGAVAWVDGAPVTDRSRCRACGACTRSCWAEAREVAGRPMSVEDVLAVVERDRSFYEQSAGGVTLSGGEPMLQPRFAAALLAAARSRGFHTALDTCGHAPWASFELLRRDVDLFLYDLKLVDADRHRRYTGVGNRRILANLCRLSEAGHRIVLRVPVVPGVTDDPENLAAVRAFAAGLPHLVRLDLLPYHRIGVHKYERLDRTYRLPDTRAPARAQLGEIAAFLAAGGVPVGEVAP is encoded by the coding sequence GTGTTCGATATTCGCCGCTACGCCATCCACGACGGCCCGGGCATCCGGACCACCGTGTTCCTGAAGGGGTGCGGCCTGTCGTGCTGGTGGTGTCACAACCCGGAGAGCCAGGCGCCGGGCCCGGAGACCATCGTGCACGAGGGCCGCTGCATCCGCTGCGGCGCCTGCGTCGATGCCTGCCCGCACGGGGCCGTCGCCTGGGTGGACGGCGCGCCGGTCACCGACCGCTCGCGCTGCCGCGCGTGCGGCGCCTGCACGCGCAGCTGCTGGGCCGAGGCGCGCGAGGTGGCGGGACGCCCGATGAGCGTCGAGGACGTGCTCGCCGTCGTCGAGCGCGACCGCTCGTTCTACGAGCAGTCCGCCGGCGGCGTCACGCTGTCCGGGGGCGAGCCGATGCTGCAGCCCCGGTTCGCCGCGGCCCTGCTCGCCGCCGCCCGCTCGCGCGGCTTCCACACCGCGCTGGACACCTGCGGCCACGCTCCGTGGGCGAGCTTCGAGCTGCTGCGCCGCGACGTGGACCTGTTCCTCTACGACCTCAAGCTGGTGGACGCGGACCGCCACCGCCGGTACACCGGCGTGGGCAACCGCCGCATCCTCGCCAACCTGTGCCGGCTCTCGGAGGCCGGGCACCGCATCGTGCTCCGGGTGCCCGTCGTCCCCGGCGTCACCGACGACCCGGAGAACCTCGCCGCCGTTCGCGCGTTCGCCGCCGGCCTGCCGCATCTGGTGCGACTGGACCTGCTGCCGTACCATCGCATCGGCGTGCACAAGTACGAGCGGCTCGACCGGACCTACCGGCTCCCGGACACGCGCGCGCCGGCGCGCGCCCAGCTGGGCGAGATCGCGGCCTTCCTGGCCGCGGGCGGCGTGCCGGTCGGCGAGGTGGCCCCGTGA
- the hypD gene encoding trans-4-hydroxy-L-proline dehydratase, with the protein MITERVACLRRRSLAARPTISPERARLVTAFYREHPATGPAPLVRAHAFRHLMEHQSIWLGAGELIVGEKGPSPKATPTYPELCCHSLEDLDLLDTREKIPFAVTRETRELYEREIIPFWRGRSIRDRLFGAMTAEWQAAYDAGVFTEFMEQRAPGHTVLDDKIYRRGLRDFQADIDAALAAPRAGGDGAAGARRAELQAMRISADALIRFAERHAARARELAASEPDPRRRAELARIAAVCTRVPAHAPRDFGEALQAYWFVHLGVTIELNTWDAFSPGRLDQHLLPFYRRGLADGSLTRAGAEELLQCLWIKFNNQPAPPKVGVTAAESGTYTDFAQVNLGGTTADGGDGVSELTMLALDVVEEMRLLQPSASIQVTERSPDAFLDRAARVIATGFGQPSVFNHDLIVRELLRQGKSLEDARNGGSSGCVEVGAFGKENYNLTGYLSLPKVLELALHDGVDPRTGRRLGPATGDPRRFAAFDDLFAAFHAQLRHLVGVKAEGNDRIERLFAEQMPAPFLSLLIDDCIANARDYHDGGTRYNTTYIQGVGLGTVTDALSAVRRHVFESAAVSMEQLLAALADDFAGHERLRQLLLHRTPRYGNDDDAADEVMVRVFEAFYAAVDGRPSTKGGTYHINLLPTTVHVYFGSVLGATPDGRHAGTPVSEGVSPVQGADRRGPTAVLRSVAKMDQVRTGGTLLNQKFTPALLAGETGRRGLAALVRTYFRLGGHHVQFNVVDADTLRAAQAHPDEHRDLIVRVAGYSDYFCDLGRALQDEIIARTEHRTV; encoded by the coding sequence GTGATCACCGAGCGCGTCGCCTGCCTGCGGCGCCGCAGCCTCGCCGCCCGCCCGACGATTTCCCCCGAGCGGGCGCGGCTGGTGACCGCCTTCTACCGCGAACACCCGGCGACGGGGCCCGCGCCGCTGGTGCGCGCGCACGCGTTCCGCCACCTGATGGAGCACCAGAGCATCTGGCTCGGCGCCGGCGAGCTGATCGTGGGCGAGAAGGGCCCCTCGCCCAAGGCGACGCCGACGTATCCCGAGCTGTGCTGCCACTCCCTCGAGGACCTCGACCTGCTCGACACGCGGGAGAAGATCCCGTTCGCGGTGACGCGCGAGACCCGGGAGCTGTACGAGCGCGAGATCATCCCGTTCTGGCGCGGCCGCTCGATCCGCGACCGGCTGTTCGGGGCGATGACGGCGGAGTGGCAGGCGGCCTACGACGCCGGCGTGTTCACCGAGTTCATGGAGCAGCGCGCTCCCGGGCACACGGTGCTCGACGACAAGATCTACCGGCGGGGCCTGCGCGACTTCCAGGCCGACATCGACGCCGCGCTCGCGGCGCCGCGCGCCGGAGGCGACGGGGCCGCCGGGGCGCGCCGGGCCGAGCTCCAGGCGATGCGCATCTCGGCCGACGCGCTGATCCGGTTCGCCGAGCGCCACGCCGCGCGCGCGCGGGAGCTGGCGGCGAGCGAGCCGGACCCGCGCCGCCGCGCGGAGCTGGCCCGGATCGCGGCGGTGTGCACGCGCGTCCCGGCACACGCGCCGCGGGACTTCGGGGAGGCGCTGCAGGCGTACTGGTTCGTGCATCTCGGCGTCACCATCGAGCTCAACACCTGGGACGCCTTCAGCCCCGGACGGCTCGACCAGCACCTGCTGCCGTTCTACCGCCGGGGCCTCGCCGACGGCTCCCTGACCCGGGCGGGCGCCGAAGAGCTGCTCCAGTGCCTGTGGATCAAGTTCAACAACCAGCCCGCCCCGCCCAAGGTCGGCGTCACCGCCGCCGAGAGCGGCACCTACACCGACTTCGCGCAGGTCAACCTGGGGGGCACGACGGCCGACGGCGGCGACGGCGTGTCCGAGCTGACGATGCTCGCGCTCGACGTGGTCGAGGAGATGCGGCTGCTGCAGCCCAGCGCCTCGATCCAGGTGACCGAGCGGAGCCCCGACGCGTTCCTCGACCGGGCGGCGCGCGTCATCGCCACCGGCTTCGGCCAGCCGTCCGTCTTCAACCACGACCTCATCGTCCGCGAGCTGCTGCGGCAGGGCAAGAGCCTCGAGGACGCGCGCAACGGCGGCTCGAGCGGCTGCGTCGAGGTCGGAGCCTTCGGCAAGGAGAACTACAACCTCACCGGCTACCTCAGCCTGCCCAAGGTGCTGGAGCTGGCGCTGCACGACGGCGTGGACCCGCGGACCGGCCGCCGGCTCGGCCCCGCCACCGGCGACCCGCGCCGCTTCGCGGCGTTCGACGACCTGTTCGCGGCCTTCCACGCGCAGCTCCGCCATCTCGTGGGGGTCAAGGCCGAGGGGAACGACCGGATCGAGCGCCTGTTCGCCGAGCAGATGCCCGCGCCGTTCCTGTCGCTGCTGATCGACGACTGCATCGCGAACGCGCGGGACTATCACGACGGGGGCACGCGCTACAACACCACCTACATCCAGGGCGTCGGCCTGGGCACGGTGACCGACGCGCTGAGCGCCGTCCGGCGTCACGTTTTCGAGTCTGCCGCGGTCTCCATGGAGCAGCTGCTCGCCGCCCTCGCGGACGACTTCGCGGGCCACGAGCGGCTGCGCCAGCTGCTGCTCCACCGCACGCCGCGCTACGGGAACGACGACGACGCGGCCGACGAGGTGATGGTCCGCGTGTTCGAGGCGTTCTACGCGGCGGTCGACGGCCGGCCGAGCACCAAGGGGGGCACGTACCACATCAACCTGCTGCCGACCACGGTCCACGTGTATTTCGGCTCGGTGCTCGGCGCCACCCCGGACGGGCGGCATGCCGGCACGCCGGTGAGCGAAGGCGTCTCGCCGGTGCAGGGTGCCGACCGCCGCGGGCCGACCGCCGTGCTGCGCTCGGTCGCGAAGATGGACCAGGTGCGGACCGGCGGGACGCTGCTCAACCAGAAGTTCACGCCGGCCCTGCTCGCCGGCGAGACGGGCCGGCGTGGCCTCGCCGCGCTGGTCCGCACCTATTTCCGCCTCGGCGGCCATCACGTGCAGTTCAACGTGGTGGATGCCGACACGCTGCGCGCCGCCCAGGCGCATCCCGACGAGCACCGCGACCTGATCGTGCGGGTCGCAGGCTACAGCGACTACTTCTGCGATCTCGGCCGCGCCCTCCAGGACGAGATCATCGCGCGCACCGAGCACCGGACGGTGTGA
- a CDS encoding bifunctional serine/threonine-protein kinase/formylglycine-generating enzyme family protein, with protein MTARPDDLAARLQAALGEGYAVERPIGQGGFAAVYLVRDLTLKRPLAVKVLSPDLLLSATAQERFRREAETIAQLTHPHIVPLHFIGNANDIFYLAMAYVDGESLADRLEREGRIDVEDTARILREVASALDLAHRRGVIHRDIKPHNVLLERDSGRALVTDFGIARTAETSSLTASGMVVGTPTYMSPEQVVGDKVDHRADLYALGVVGYEMLAGRPPFSGTTPTEVLMKRVATAAEPVERARPEAPPALADVINRCLQQDPARRFATGGEIVRALGGTTPISGGHTTAEMARAARRARSRLGFVGGAALVLLAVVFLWQGRGRGARRPPPSAGSAVPAGMALVPGGTYTIGRDDGPRWSRPAHKVTLPPFYLDKTEVTVGAYRSFAAASGGQAVWGTVTDTTPGDSLLPITGVMWPQAMSYCGLKHGPGARLPTEEEWEAAARGPLARRFPWGDARIPGAANVQSAGRGRLAPVGSFPLGDSPQGVHDLIGNTWEWTASPMKAYAGGTPPPRSADTYVIRGGGYNTPDSIADATWRGYQPAVAGPAAFALVGFRCMAPATPRS; from the coding sequence ATGACGGCGCGCCCGGACGACCTCGCCGCCCGCCTCCAGGCGGCCCTGGGGGAGGGGTACGCCGTCGAGCGGCCCATCGGCCAGGGAGGGTTCGCCGCCGTCTACCTGGTCCGCGACCTCACGCTCAAGCGGCCGCTGGCGGTCAAGGTGCTCTCGCCCGACCTGCTGCTGTCGGCCACGGCGCAGGAGCGCTTCCGGCGCGAAGCCGAGACCATCGCGCAGCTCACGCATCCCCACATCGTGCCGCTGCACTTCATCGGCAACGCGAACGACATCTTCTACCTGGCGATGGCGTACGTGGACGGCGAGAGCCTCGCGGACCGGCTCGAGCGCGAGGGGCGGATCGACGTCGAGGACACGGCCCGCATCCTCCGCGAGGTCGCCAGCGCCCTCGACCTCGCCCACCGCCGCGGGGTGATCCACCGCGACATCAAGCCGCACAACGTGCTGCTGGAGCGGGACAGCGGCCGCGCGCTGGTGACCGACTTCGGCATCGCGCGCACCGCGGAGACCTCCTCGCTGACGGCGTCCGGGATGGTGGTCGGCACGCCGACCTACATGAGCCCGGAGCAGGTGGTGGGCGACAAGGTCGACCACCGCGCCGACCTCTACGCGCTCGGCGTCGTGGGCTACGAAATGCTGGCGGGCCGGCCGCCGTTCAGCGGCACCACGCCGACCGAAGTGCTGATGAAGCGCGTCGCCACGGCGGCGGAGCCGGTGGAGCGCGCGCGGCCGGAGGCGCCGCCGGCGCTGGCCGACGTCATCAACCGCTGCCTCCAGCAGGATCCCGCGCGCCGGTTCGCGACCGGGGGCGAGATCGTCCGAGCGCTGGGCGGCACCACGCCCATCTCCGGCGGCCACACCACGGCCGAGATGGCGCGGGCCGCGCGGCGGGCGCGCAGCCGGCTCGGGTTCGTGGGCGGGGCGGCCCTGGTGCTCCTCGCGGTCGTCTTCCTGTGGCAGGGACGCGGGCGCGGCGCGCGCCGGCCCCCGCCGTCCGCCGGGTCCGCCGTCCCGGCCGGCATGGCGCTGGTGCCGGGCGGCACCTACACCATCGGGCGCGACGACGGCCCCCGCTGGTCGCGTCCCGCCCACAAGGTCACGCTGCCGCCGTTCTATCTCGACAAGACCGAAGTGACCGTCGGGGCGTACCGGAGCTTCGCCGCCGCGTCCGGCGGCCAGGCGGTCTGGGGAACCGTGACGGACACGACCCCCGGGGACTCGCTCCTCCCGATCACGGGCGTCATGTGGCCGCAGGCCATGTCGTACTGCGGCTTGAAGCACGGCCCCGGAGCGCGGCTGCCCACCGAGGAGGAATGGGAGGCCGCGGCCCGCGGCCCGCTCGCCCGCCGGTTCCCGTGGGGCGACGCGAGGATACCCGGGGCGGCCAACGTCCAGTCGGCCGGGCGGGGCCGGCTGGCGCCGGTCGGCAGCTTTCCGCTCGGCGATTCTCCGCAGGGCGTGCACGACCTGATCGGGAACACCTGGGAATGGACGGCCTCGCCGATGAAGGCGTACGCCGGTGGCACGCCGCCCCCCCGCAGCGCCGACACGTACGTGATCCGGGGCGGCGGCTACAACACGCCCGACTCCATCGCCGACGCGACCTGGCGCGGCTACCAGCCCGCCGTCGCCGGCCCGGCCGCCTTCGCCCTGGTCGGGTTCCGGTGCATGGCGCCGGCCACGCCCCGGTCGTGA
- a CDS encoding DMT family transporter produces the protein MAAPPPQAAPSAPAAAAAARPPGLTGTDGLLVLMTLIWGVNYIVIKAEFKVFTPLSFNAVRFLLAAVTVGFVAWGAGARRPGRRELLRLSLLGVLGNTVYQLCYIEGMARTRAGNAALIMAAVPVLTAVSSHLLGHDRLRWRDVVGLALSTAGIATLVWGSGADVGVRGTVAGDLLMLLAVVFWTAYTVLAKPLVDSLGPTVTTAWTMGLGAIPLLVICAPAAVAQRWGAVTPAAWLGAGFSSLGSLVLAYLIWYRGVERLGATRTAFYSNFSPVVTLLAAWPLLGETPTPWQIVGAGGIFGSLALVRS, from the coding sequence ATGGCCGCTCCCCCGCCGCAGGCCGCTCCAAGCGCTCCGGCCGCCGCCGCGGCGGCCCGCCCGCCCGGCCTCACGGGGACCGACGGCCTGCTCGTCCTGATGACCCTGATCTGGGGCGTCAACTACATCGTCATCAAGGCCGAGTTCAAGGTCTTCACTCCGCTGTCCTTCAACGCCGTCCGCTTCCTCCTGGCCGCCGTCACGGTCGGGTTCGTCGCGTGGGGGGCCGGGGCCCGGAGGCCGGGGCGGCGCGAGCTGCTGCGGCTGAGCCTGCTGGGCGTGCTGGGCAATACCGTCTACCAGCTGTGCTACATCGAGGGCATGGCCCGGACCCGCGCGGGGAACGCGGCGCTCATCATGGCCGCCGTGCCCGTGCTCACCGCCGTCAGCAGCCACCTGCTGGGTCACGACCGCCTGCGGTGGCGCGACGTCGTCGGGCTGGCGCTCTCGACGGCCGGCATCGCCACCCTGGTCTGGGGCAGCGGGGCGGACGTGGGGGTGCGGGGCACGGTGGCCGGTGACCTGCTGATGCTGCTCGCCGTGGTGTTCTGGACCGCCTACACCGTCCTGGCCAAGCCGCTGGTGGACTCGCTGGGACCGACGGTGACCACCGCCTGGACGATGGGCCTCGGCGCGATCCCGCTGCTCGTGATCTGCGCCCCGGCCGCGGTGGCGCAGCGGTGGGGCGCCGTCACGCCTGCCGCGTGGCTCGGGGCCGGGTTCTCCTCCCTGGGCTCGCTGGTGCTGGCGTACCTGATCTGGTACCGGGGCGTCGAGCGGCTGGGCGCGACGCGCACGGCCTTCTACTCGAACTTCTCGCCCGTGGTGACCCTGCTCGCGGCCTGGCCCCTGCTCGGCGAAACCCCCACCCCGTGGCAGATCGTCGGCGCCGGAGGCATCTTCGGATCCTTGGCCCTGGTACGCTCGTGA
- the dacB gene encoding D-alanyl-D-alanine carboxypeptidase/D-alanyl-D-alanine-endopeptidase: MQTRLVALCLCATAAAPPAIARSQDEPQGVLAPSIAPLFRGHLWRHATWGALVVSLTRGDTLFSYHADRRFLPASNAKLFTTAAALHYLGPDFRFVTVLFGDGPVQDSTLYGNLILYGTGDPTFGLDTADLAPFADSVARAGIRLVRGDMVGDASFLGAELAGPGWSADNLDEPFAAPPSALGAAANRIRVVVEPGAGPGAPARVTVEPPTDYYTFTTLVRTGRSRTRTRIDVRRGPSPGVVTLSGTISPRRRSWTTEIVVRQPAVFAAGLLRQLLASRGVTVQGTTRGVTDEGPERARALLAWTREPAGPPFGGTIAVRVSPTLGSLVTMINHRSDNLSAELVFRSIGRSVDGAGTFASGANAVARFLSDEVGIAPSSVQVSDGSGLSLLDEATPRSLVQLLAYERRVPEGDQFWGSLPVAGEGLRRRMEGTAAEGKLRAKTGTLSDASALTGYVTAAGGEELAFSIIVNDPPRINRARAVQDRIGIVLAKFRRADADGDVTGAVR; encoded by the coding sequence GTGCAGACCCGCCTCGTCGCGCTGTGCCTCTGTGCCACCGCCGCCGCGCCCCCCGCGATCGCCCGCAGCCAGGACGAGCCGCAGGGCGTCCTCGCTCCTTCGATCGCACCCCTGTTCCGGGGCCACCTGTGGCGGCACGCGACCTGGGGGGCGCTGGTCGTGAGCCTCACGCGCGGCGACACGCTGTTCTCGTACCACGCCGATCGCCGCTTCCTGCCCGCCTCCAACGCGAAGCTGTTCACCACGGCCGCCGCGCTGCACTACCTGGGCCCGGACTTCCGGTTCGTCACCGTGCTGTTCGGTGACGGCCCGGTCCAGGACAGCACCCTCTACGGCAACCTGATCCTCTACGGCACGGGCGACCCGACCTTCGGGCTCGACACCGCCGACCTGGCGCCGTTCGCCGACAGCGTGGCGCGCGCCGGCATCCGCCTGGTGCGCGGCGACATGGTGGGGGACGCGTCGTTCCTCGGCGCCGAGCTCGCGGGACCGGGGTGGTCGGCCGACAACCTCGACGAGCCGTTCGCGGCCCCGCCGTCCGCGCTCGGCGCGGCGGCCAACCGGATCCGCGTCGTCGTCGAGCCGGGGGCGGGGCCGGGCGCGCCGGCCCGGGTCACCGTCGAGCCGCCGACCGACTACTACACGTTCACCACCCTCGTGCGCACGGGCCGGAGCCGCACCCGCACCCGGATCGACGTGCGGCGCGGCCCGTCCCCCGGCGTGGTGACCCTCAGCGGGACCATCTCGCCGCGCCGCCGCAGCTGGACCACCGAGATCGTGGTGCGCCAGCCGGCGGTGTTCGCGGCCGGCCTGCTGCGCCAGCTGCTCGCGTCGCGCGGCGTCACGGTGCAGGGCACCACCCGGGGCGTCACCGACGAGGGACCGGAGCGCGCCCGGGCGCTGCTGGCGTGGACGCGCGAACCCGCCGGCCCGCCGTTCGGCGGCACCATCGCGGTGCGCGTGTCCCCGACTCTCGGCTCGCTGGTGACGATGATCAACCACCGCAGCGACAATCTCTCGGCCGAGCTGGTGTTCCGCTCGATCGGCCGGTCGGTGGACGGGGCCGGCACCTTCGCGAGCGGCGCCAACGCCGTGGCGCGCTTCCTCTCGGACGAGGTCGGGATCGCGCCCTCGAGCGTGCAGGTCAGCGACGGTTCCGGTCTCTCGCTGCTGGACGAGGCCACGCCGCGCTCGCTCGTCCAGCTGCTCGCCTACGAGCGGCGCGTTCCCGAGGGGGACCAGTTCTGGGGCTCGCTGCCGGTGGCCGGCGAGGGCCTGCGGCGGCGGATGGAAGGCACCGCGGCGGAAGGGAAGCTGCGCGCCAAGACGGGGACGTTGAGCGACGCGTCGGCGCTCACCGGCTACGTGACGGCGGCCGGCGGCGAAGAGCTCGCGTTCTCGATCATCGTCAACGACCCACCCCGGATCAACCGGGCCAGGGCCGTGCAGGACCGGATCGGCATCGTGCTGGCCAAGTTCCGGCGGGCGGACGCTGACGGCGACGTGACCGGGGCGGTGCGCTAG
- a CDS encoding protein phosphatase 2C domain-containing protein — translation MALADLLTVSVVPAPGERPRDHELDLFGVTHRGKVRKENQDHFLLATVHHQVVIHGTSLPGSDALPLRGERLATIMLVADGVGGGVAGGRASQLATETVASYVASTLRSYQAAGAADEPELHAALRAAALEAHAAVRSASEGRRGDDGAPARAMATTLTLAIAVWPWAYVVQVGDSRCYYYWDGELRQVTRDQTVAQELVDSGVLKPERAATSPFNRVLASSIGGDEASPVVSRFDIRQRGCVLLLCSDGLTTHVSDAQIAAQTRTMESSEQLCRSLLDLALEGGGTDNITVVVGRARGRSSRG, via the coding sequence ATGGCTCTCGCTGACCTGCTGACCGTCTCGGTCGTGCCCGCTCCCGGGGAGCGGCCCCGCGACCACGAGCTCGACCTGTTCGGTGTGACCCACCGCGGCAAGGTGCGCAAGGAGAACCAGGATCACTTCCTCCTGGCCACCGTCCACCATCAGGTCGTGATTCACGGCACCAGTCTGCCCGGCTCCGACGCGCTGCCGCTGCGGGGCGAGCGCCTGGCGACGATCATGCTCGTGGCCGACGGCGTCGGCGGCGGCGTGGCGGGAGGACGGGCGAGCCAGCTCGCGACGGAAACCGTCGCGTCCTACGTGGCCTCCACGCTGCGGAGCTACCAGGCGGCCGGGGCCGCCGACGAGCCGGAGCTCCACGCCGCGCTCAGGGCCGCGGCGCTCGAGGCGCACGCGGCCGTCCGCAGCGCGTCCGAGGGCCGGCGCGGCGACGACGGGGCCCCGGCGCGCGCGATGGCGACCACGCTGACGCTGGCCATCGCGGTGTGGCCGTGGGCCTACGTCGTCCAGGTGGGCGACAGCCGCTGCTATTACTACTGGGACGGCGAGCTGCGGCAGGTCACGCGCGACCAGACGGTCGCCCAGGAGCTGGTGGACAGCGGCGTGCTCAAGCCCGAGCGCGCGGCGACCTCGCCGTTCAACCGGGTGCTGGCGAGCTCGATCGGCGGCGACGAGGCGAGTCCGGTGGTGTCCCGATTCGACATCCGGCAGCGGGGCTGCGTCCTGCTGCTGTGCAGCGACGGGCTGACGACCCACGTCTCCGACGCGCAGATCGCGGCACAGACGCGGACCATGGAGTCGTCGGAGCAGCTGTGCCGCTCGCTGCTCGATCTCGCGCTCGAGGGCGGGGGCACGGACAACATCACGGTGGTGGTCGGCCGGGCCCGGGGCCGAAGCTCGCGCGGGTAG